In the Ensifer adhaerens genome, one interval contains:
- a CDS encoding CynX/NimT family MFS transporter encodes MNQTFRDPHKAEAAEPLGTEDQLIDAEADSLPAPQPPVLSHGARILLGVSLVLIAFNLRPLFSSLSVLLPEVMQATGLSTAGASVLTTLPVVCLGIFAPLAPKLAQRFGAERTLLGVLLLLTLGTGLRGVQSVPLLFIATFAAGAAIAVGNVLLPGLVKRDFPDRAAMMTGLYTMALCAGAASAAGLTLTIEHHVVGSWSGALAAWAVPALIVLLIWAPQALRGKAQARHTGFRVVGLWRDRLAWQVTLFMGLQSALAYCVFGWMAPILRERGLDAATAGAVVSASIMMQVVTCLAVPSFAVRRRDQRAVCVALVAAAVIALIGILFAPLSTVLVWAVLQGIGQGGLIAAAMTLIVLRSPDSHVAAHLSGMAQGVGYVLAAIGPLLVGFIRSWTGSFAASSVLFIALGIGVAIMGMGAGRALHVGARTVKVDDR; translated from the coding sequence ATGAACCAGACGTTTCGTGATCCCCACAAGGCCGAGGCCGCCGAACCGCTCGGCACCGAAGACCAGCTCATCGACGCCGAGGCCGACAGCCTACCGGCACCGCAGCCACCGGTCCTGAGCCACGGCGCCCGCATCCTTCTCGGTGTGAGCCTCGTCCTGATCGCCTTCAATCTCAGGCCGCTGTTTTCAAGCCTCTCGGTGCTGCTGCCCGAGGTGATGCAGGCGACCGGCCTGTCCACCGCCGGCGCCAGCGTGCTCACCACCCTGCCGGTGGTCTGCCTCGGGATCTTCGCGCCGCTCGCACCCAAACTTGCGCAACGCTTCGGTGCCGAGCGCACGCTTCTGGGTGTGCTGCTGCTCCTGACGCTCGGCACCGGCCTGCGCGGCGTCCAGTCCGTGCCGCTGCTGTTTATCGCGACCTTCGCCGCCGGTGCGGCGATCGCAGTCGGCAACGTGCTTCTCCCCGGCCTCGTCAAGCGTGACTTTCCCGATCGGGCGGCGATGATGACGGGCCTCTACACCATGGCGCTCTGCGCGGGTGCTGCCAGCGCCGCCGGCCTGACGCTCACGATCGAGCATCATGTGGTCGGCTCCTGGTCCGGCGCGCTCGCCGCCTGGGCCGTGCCTGCCCTGATCGTGCTTTTGATCTGGGCACCGCAGGCCTTGCGCGGCAAGGCGCAGGCCCGTCACACCGGCTTCCGCGTCGTCGGCCTCTGGCGCGATCGCCTCGCCTGGCAGGTGACGCTGTTCATGGGGCTGCAGTCGGCGCTCGCCTATTGCGTCTTCGGCTGGATGGCGCCGATCCTTCGCGAGCGCGGCCTCGATGCCGCAACCGCCGGCGCCGTCGTATCCGCGTCGATCATGATGCAGGTCGTTACCTGCTTGGCTGTGCCTTCGTTCGCCGTCCGTCGCCGCGACCAGCGCGCCGTCTGCGTGGCGCTCGTCGCCGCTGCCGTCATCGCGCTGATCGGTATCCTTTTCGCGCCGCTTTCGACAGTGCTCGTCTGGGCCGTTCTTCAGGGGATCGGCCAGGGCGGCCTGATCGCCGCGGCGATGACCCTCATCGTGCTGCGCTCGCCCGATTCCCATGTCGCCGCGCATCTTTCTGGGATGGCGCAGGGCGTCGGTTACGTGCTCGCTGCCATCGGTCCGCTGCTCGTCGGCTTCATCCGCAGCTGGACCGGCAGCTTTGCGGCGAGTTCCGTTCTCTTCATCGCCCTTGGCATCGGTGTGGCGATCATGGGCATGGGCGCCGGCCGGGCACTTCATGTCGGCGCAAGAACGGTGAAGGTTGACGACCGCTAA